The following coding sequences are from one Ornithodoros turicata isolate Travis chromosome 1, ASM3712646v1, whole genome shotgun sequence window:
- the LOC135377364 gene encoding eIF-2-alpha kinase GCN2-like: protein MEREELKERQQNELAVLQSIFLGDVKDLRKRDKCKIWRPLEISLTLRPQESMTRLREVHVQVDLHVTCSVRYPYEAPKLSLCNPKGLSKDAILKIEKELSELSEQLKGEVMILELAQHVQKCLHDYNTPRFSSFYDEMLNNREQQEKAKAAAQEAQMSLERLEEERRRQALEQEIERRQEEIKVEEAARRSSSQGGSCNHGPPEILAFAGRTGTKHVQRGACLGHSSRGCVVFAGLDLTSGAPMCVLEWTPMTAENAATIERELQSLLLRLCHSTLLHYLGCLFVPEKRALYLLQEFAGGCSLRSYVARSITIDGALLRSYLQGTLQALAYLHQHSVVHKDLRDSDVFIDSCGGVRLANYSLSCKLAALCQGSKEPSSGVRAKKKKGDVYQLGLLVLVLVRGQKEGLVDIPSTLSVDLQDFLRCCLCARDADRWSCDQLLSHPFVMGTTSIPANIDDAGDTGPPALLNHAASTHSRLQAEFETLEWLGRGGFGDVFKVRNRLDGCIYALKRILLNRSSRLLDKKIMREVKLLSRLNHENIVRYYHSWIEVTTEAPNEDSPSASRDWSIHKPKSEHPFGSMCISSSDDDDDDVVVFEGSREEEDASGDEAPVTVRSYHFMFIQMEFCEKSTLRTAIDTGLSNNVTRVWRLFREIVEGLAHIHQQGMIHRDLKPVNIFLDSSDRVKIGDFGLATTALVPRGEANELALGDISNPSSLTGRVGTALYTAPELLQTGTVIYSQKVDIYSLGIILFEMCYPAMRTAMERVQLLAKLRQPEVELPTGKRLTSQQSHLVRWLLQHDPAKRPSSKQLLAELPPPRLEEAQLHDALCHTVANPRSRAYKLMVEALFRQQASPVQDHTYDSELGMAPTSTALAFQHVEGVLVEVLKRHGALPLSVPTLLPRNGQSEVSDSVLLLDPGGLVVSLPHDLRTPFARYVARRDVAFLKRYTIEKVYRPRRVQGCHPRELYECAFDVVAPGPCTCLFEAETLQLVAEIVNEFPELQNRGYVVRLGHTALLSSLLIHCGVAEEHWAVVRTTLYEARRGDSRLQLQQRLSTLAVPESAATMLAQFHELEDVLPRVASAFRFVARQRGPAAALARQALHELEALLELAAAMGLTLPVVVAPCLVAPRNIYTGPVFEVACSSRRAQKAARDVLAIGGRYDALVASFAMGGRRDVRAVGISIAVEKIVQALCEGSPDDLPGAADCALGIAGEVPPVVQRDQATLLGALWTAKARVLLLPPPEALVADDPGILCRERRIPYLALMRDGEPGVVRLRCTDRDRTERKVLADDLCELVARTSKTSDLPQPQRGPESGPRLEAAALRISLLLADRSLSGARRRRHEAQIATQLRGLGATLAAASKPPLDVLACDLDGQLLRSTIAYLDVEGGPEPYHSSIATLLDRHPRHRKYLARLADEVHDLVFQSGRTVLVLYALHDNTYKVMVFPSRT from the coding sequence ATGGAAAGGGAAGAGCTCAAAGAAAGGCAACAGAACGAACTTGCCGTTCTACAGTCGATATTTTTAGGTGACGTCAAAGACCTCCGTAAGCGTGACAAATGCAAAATTTGGCGACCACTCGAAATCTCACTGACGCTACGACCCCAAGAAAGTATGACACGTCTGCGCGAAGTGCACGTACAAGTTGATCTACACGTCACTTGCTCAGTGCGGTATCCCTACGAAGCTCCAAAACTTTCCCTGTGCAACCCCAAGGGTCTTTCGAAAGATGCCATTTTGAAGATAGAAAAAGAACTGTCCGAGCTTAGTGAGCAGTTGAAGGGCGAAGTCATGATACTCGAGCTCGCCCAGCATGTTCAGAAGTGCCTGCACGATTACAATACTCCGAGATTTAGTTCATTTTACGATGAGATGCTTAATAATCGTGAGCAACAAGAAAAGGCGAAAGCGGCTGCTCAAGAGGCCCAGATGAGCCTGGAACGTCTGGAAGAGGAACGCAGACGTCAGGCTCTGGAACAGGAGATCGAACGACGACAGGAAGAGATCAAGGTCGAAGAGGCTGCCCGACGATCGTCTTCTCAAGGTGGAAGCTGCAACCACGGGCCGCCGGAGATACTCGCATTTGCGGGTAGGACTGGGACGAAGCACGTGCAACGGGGTGCCTGTCTCGGTCACAGTTCCAGAGGATGTGTCGTATTTGCCGGCTTGGACCTGACTTCGGGGGCTCCCATGTGCGTTCTAGAATGGACTCCCATGACTGCAGAGAATGCTGCGACCATAGAACGTGAGCTTCAGTCCCTATTGCTACGGCTGTGCCATTCGACGTTACTCCACTACTTGGGGTGTCTTTTTGTGCCGGAGAAAAGAGCACTGTACCTGCTCCAAGAGTTTGCTGGAGGCTGCTCGCTACGGTCTTACGTAGCTCGTTCCATCACCATAGACGGCGCCCTGTTACGCAGTTATTTGCAAGGGACGTTGCAGGCCCTCGCGTACCTGCACCAACACTCTGTTGTTCATAAAGATCTGAGAGATTCTGACGTCTTCATTGACAGCTGCGGCGGCGTACGTTTGGCAAACTACAGTCTGTCGTGTAAGTTGGCCGCGCTGTGTCAGGGAAGCAAGGAGCCCTCTTCAGGAGTTCgagcaaagaagaagaaaggcgaTGTCTATCAGCTGGGCTTGTTAGTTCTCGTACTAGTGAGGGGTCAGAAAGAAGGCCTCGTCGACATTCCGAGTACGCTGTCGGTCGACCTCCAAGACTTTCTCCGCTGCTGCTTGTGTGCACGAGATGCCGATCGGTGGTCGTGCGACCAACTGCTCTCCCATCCGTTCGTAATGGGAACGACGTCGATTCCTGCTAACATCGACGACGCCGGTGACACCGGACCGCCCGCCCTCCTAAACCACGCGGCCTCAACCCATTCTCGCCTTCAAGCGGAATTCGAGACGCTCGAATGGCTGGGCAGAGGCGGCTTCGGTGACGTGTTTAAGGTCCGCAACCGTCTGGATGGCTGCATTTACGCTCTTAAACGCATCCTGCTCAACCGTTCGAGTAGACTTCTCGACAAGAAAATTATGAGAGAAGTCAAGCTACTCTCAAGATTGAACCACGAGAACATAGTTCGTTACTACCACTCGTGGATAGAAGTGACTACTGAGGCTCCAAACGAAGACAGTCCCAGTGCATCTCGGGACTGGAGCATTCATAAGCCTAAATCTGAGCATCCTTTTGGAAGCATGTGCATTTCGAgtagcgacgacgacgacgatgacgttGTGGTGTTTGAAGGCAGTCGAGAGGAAGAAGACGCGTCTGGAGACGAGGCTCCCGTCACGGTACGCAGTTACCACTTCATGTTCATCCAGATGGAATTCTGCGAAAAGAGCACGCTACGAACCGCTATCGACACGGGTCTCAGCAACAACGTGACTCGCGTGTGGCGACTCTTCCGAGAAATTGTGGAGGGACTCGCCCATATTCACCAGCAGGGAATGATACACCGCGACCTCAAGCCCGTCAACATTTTCCTCGACTCGAGCGACCGGGTCAAGATCGGAGATTTTGGTCTGGCAACGACGGCGTTGGTTCCCAGGGGCGAAGCCAACGAACTAGCGCTCGGCGACATCTCTAATCCCAGCAGCCTTACGGGCCGTGTGGGTACGGCGCTGTACACTGCCCCAGAATTACTGCAGACCGGAACCGTGATCTACAGCCAAAAGGTGGACATCTACAGCCTTGGCATCATACTGTTTGAGATGTGCTATCCGGCAATGCGTACGGCGATGGAACGGGTGCAACTGCTGGCCAAGCTGCGCCAGCCAGAAGTGGAGCTGCCAACAGGAAAAAGGCTTACTTCGCAGCAGAGCCACTTGGTTCGCTGGCTCCTGCAGCATGACCCTGCAAAGCGTCCGTCTTCGAAGCAGCTCTTGGCAGAGTTGCCACCTCCGAGGTTAGAGGAAGCGCAGCTCCACGACGCACTCTGCCATACGGTGGCCAATCCACGAAGCCGAGCCTACAAGCTGATGGTCGAGGCTCTCTTCAGACAACAGGCTTCGCCTGTGCAGGACCACACGTACGATTCAGAGCTTGGCATGGCCCCCACCAGCACTGCTCTAGCTTTCCAGCACGTTGAGGGTGTCCTCGtagaagtgctcaaacgtcACGGGGCCCTCCCACTGAGCGTGCCCACACTGTTGCCTCGGAACGGCCAATCTGAGGTCAGCGACAGCGTACTACTGCTCGACCCTGGGGGACTCGTAGTGTCGTTACCGCACGATCTACGTACACCATTTGCTCGCTACGTTGCTCGTCGTGACGTGGCTTTCCTCAAGAGGTACACCATAGAGAAAGTGTACCGGCCTCGCCGAGTGCAGGGATGCCATCCTCGAGAACTGTACGAGTGCGCTTTTGACGTGGTTGCACCGGGGCCCTGCACGTGTCTTTTCGAAGCAGAAACGTTGCAGTTAGTAGCCGAAATAGTGAACGAGTTCCCAGAACTCCAAAATCGGGGTTACGTGGTGCGGCTGGGTCACACGGCGCTTCTGAGCTCGTTGCTCATTCACTGCGGCGTAGCTGAAGAGCATTGGGCTGTCGTGCGTACTACACTTTATGAGGCTCGCAGGGGCGACTCTCGTCTACAGCTGCAGCAACGGCTTTCCACACTGGCCGTACCAGAGTCGGCTGCCACGATGCTGGCACAATTTCACGAGCTCGAGGACGTCCTGCCACGTGTGGCATCGGCATTCCGATTTGTTGCCAGGCAACGGGGACCTGCTGCGGCTCTCGCTCGACAAGCGCTGCATGAGCTGGAAGCCCTGCTAGAGCTGGCTGCAGCGATGGGACTCACTTTGCCCGTTGTTGTGGCACCCTGCCTCGTCGCCCCTCGCAACATATACACAGGACCCGTCTTTGAGGTGGCGTGCTCATCACGACGCGCTCAGAAAGCAGCGCGTGATGTCCTTGCCATCGGAGGTCGCTACGATGCCCTCGTTGCATCCTTTGCCATGGGTGGCCGACGGGACGTCCGTGCAGTTGGCATAAGCATCGCCGTCGAGAAAATTGTCCAAGCTCTGTGCGAGGGCTCTCCGGACGACCTGCCGGGTGCTGCCGACTGTGCCCTGGGTATTGCTGGAGAGGTCCCGCCAGTCGTGCAACGAGACCAGGCCACTTTGCTCGGGGCCCTGTGGACAGCAAAGGCGCGTGTCCTGCTCCTACCACCCCCAGAGGCTCTCGTAGCCGACGACCCCGGAATCCTGTGTCGCGAGCGCCGCATTCCATATCTAGCCCTGATGCGAGACGGTGAACCCGGAGTGGTTCGTCTGCGATGCACGGACAGGGACCGCACTGAACGGAAAGTACTCGCGGATGACTTGTGCGAGCTCGTGGCACGAACCTCAAAGACTAGTGATCTGCCACAGCCTCAACGTGGCCCCGAGTCGGGACCTCGCCTCGAGGCCGCAGCCCTTCGTATCTCGTTGCTCCTCGCCGACCGATCGCTCTCCGGTGCCCGGCGTCGACGTCACGAAGCACAGATTGCTACCCAGCTGAGAGGTCTGGGTGCGACCCTGGCTGCAGCGTCCAAACCCCCGCTCGATGTGCTGGCCTGCGATCTCGATGGACAACTTCTGCGATCTACCATAGCGTATCTAGACGTAGAGGGAGGTCCGGAACCGTATCACAGCAGTATAGCGACGCTGCTGGATAGGCACCCACGTCATCGCAAGTACCTGGCACGCTTAGCGGACGAGGTGCACGACCTGGTATTTCAAAGTGGGCGTACCGTTCTAGTGCTGTACGCGCTGCACGATAACACTTACAAGGTGATGGTGTTTCCCTCTCGAACGTGA
- the LOC135377365 gene encoding unextended protein-like has translation MASASYGVHRFLVFLLCSGCCTFHPIESRIESSATVNKIEAVCAERTADSSDIPQVLPGTLVTVRLQGTGLRPNRTEVAFTRESLEQGEKCESDYFVKSDFRVNDSYDGDIYVRGMFPALPAREGLLYLCIRSQDTWLHQGRAVKLKYAPIRGIDEPAVVSGLRALGERVSVLDSGATQIPAGTEVELQLFGTGLSNATLFAFTPDRAPAGAPCGELPTVAIVPAAKGGSGRASVFVTLPGQSTAYFICTKGRLSEELPWVHQGDGPWVTVVAQGRLLPVWVQAVILACLLVLSGLFSGLNLGLMALDKTELRVIESCGSPTERKCAKAIAPLRNHGNYLLCSLLLGNVLVNSSLTILLDDLTSGPIAVLGATVSIVIFGEIIPQAICSRHGLQIGARTVCVTKMFMVLTFPLSWPISKILDWVLGEEIGHVYDREKLIEYIRLTKEYNKLENEEVNIISGALELKRKTANDAMTRMDDVFMLPLSAVLNFETVSQIIGQGYTRIPVFDGNRNNIVGLLNIKDLAFVDPEDEIPLRTLCEFYNHPMTFVFEDETLDNLLNEFKKGQSHMAFVRRVNTEGAGDPFYEVVGLVTLEDVIEEILQSEIIDETDTLMDNRRKLKRKEAQVRQDFSDFAKIGYGREGKPTISPQLALATFQYLATSVAAFRKPLILESVLRRLMLQNVFFTIKLHCRDDPCIYRAGQAADYFVLVLEGRVNVTVGRESLLFEAGPFTYFGMPAIYKPPPDTSGTPQSPVTGEPSTWPLPEEPFVPDYTVLATCDTIYMRVHRTVYQAAFKASRLDRPTPRSDVEVDRLLRENPGPEPGSPEVSPLLPDS, from the exons ATGGCGTCTGCTAGTTATGGGGTCCATAGATTCCTAGTATTTTTGTTGTGCAGCGGTTGCTGCACGTTCCATCCCATCGAGTCGCGTATCGAAAGCAGTGCTACGGTAAATAAGATCGAAGCGGTGTGTGCGGAACGGACTGCGGACAGCTCGGATATACCGCAGGTTCTTCCAGGCACGTTAGTCACTGTGCGCCTTCAAGGCACGGGTCTGCGGCCAAACAGGACCGAGGTTGCATTTACCCGGGAAAGCCTCGAACAGGGCGAGAAGTGTGAAAGCGATTACTTCGTCAAATCCGACTTTCGCGTAAACGATAGTTACGATGGTGATATTTATGTGCGAGGAATGTTTCCAGCGCTGCCTGCACGCGAAGGATTACTCTACCTGTGCATTCGCAGTCAAGACACCTGGCTGCATCAGGGGAGAGCGGTGAAGCTCAAGTACGCTCCGATAAGAGG CATTGACGAGCCGGCCGTGGTGTCTGGGCTTCGGGCCCTCGGAGAAAGAGTGTCCGTATTGGATTCAGGAGCAACGCAGATCCCTGCCGGCACCGAAGTAGAGCTGCAACTCTTCGGAACTGGGCTCAGCAATGCCACACTCTTTGCCTTTACACCCGATCGCGCGCCCGCTGGTGCGCCCTGCGGTGAATTGCCCACGGTAGCGATCGTACCAGCCGCGAAAGGCGGCAGTGGTCGGGCATCGGTGTTCGTGACCCTGCCGGGGCAGAGTACGGCCTACTTCATCTGTACTAAGGGTCGTCTCAGTGAAGAACTGCCGTGGGTGCACCAGGGCGACGGACCTTGGGTCACGGTCGTCGCGCAAGGTCGTCTTCTGCCGGTATGGGTGCAAGCAGTCATCTTGGCCTGCCTGCTCGTGCTCTCCGGTCTTTTCTCGGGGCTCAACTTGGGTCTGATGGCACTCGACAAGACAGAACTTCGTGTCATCGAGTCCTGTGGCTCGCCGACCGAGCGCAAGTGTGCCAAAGCGATTGCACCCCTGCGTAATCATGGCAACTATTTGCTGTGCTCCCTTCTGCTCGGTAATGTGCTTGTCAACAGCAGCTTGACTATTCTCCTGGACGACTTGACGTCCGGCCCCATAGCCGTACTGGGAGCTACCGTCAGTATCGTCATTTTTGGAGAGATCATTCCCCAGGCCATTTGTTCACGGCACGGATTGCAGATTGGCGCTCGCACGGTGTGCGTCACCAAAATGTTCATGGTGCTCACTTTCCCGCTGTCCTGGCCAATATCCAAGATCTTGGACTGGGTGCTCGGCGAGGAAATCGGACACGTCTACGACCGGGAGAAACTCATCGAGTACATCCGCCTCACCAAGGAATACAATAAGCTGGAGAACGAGGAGGTCAACATCATCAGCGGTGCGCTGGAACTGAAACGCAAGACCGCAAACGACGCCATGACCCGCATGGACGACGTCTTCATGTTGCCCCTCTCGGCCGTGCTCAACTTTGAGACCGTGTCCCAGATCATCGGCCAGGGCTACACCCGCATTCCGGTATTCGACGGCAACCGCAACAACATCGTCGGGTTGCTCAACATCAAGGATTTGGCCTTCGTCGATCCGGAAGACGAGATTCCGCTGCGCACCCTCTGCGAGTTCTACAACCATCCCATGACATTTGTCTTCGAGGATGAGACCCTGGACAACCTCTTGAACGAGTTCAAAAAAG GTCAGTCCCACATGGCGTTTGTGCGACGCGTCAACACCGAGGGGGCAGGGGACCCCTTCTACGAGGTGGTCGGACTTGTCACGTTGGAGGACGTCATCGAGGAGATACTTCAGTCCGAGATAATTGACGAAACCGACACATTAA TGGACAATCGGCGCAAGCTGAAACGAAAAGAGGCCCAAGTGAGGCAAGACTTTTCGGATTTTGCCAAGATCGGCTACGGCAGGGAGGGCAAGCCCACAATTTCGCCGCAGCTGGCCTTGGCCACGTTTCAATACCTCGCCACTT CTGTAGCAGCATTCCGCAAGCCTCTCATCTTGGAATCTGTGCTGCGTCGTCTGATGCTGCAGAACGTCTTCTTCACCATCAAACTCCATTGCCGGGACGATCCGTGCATCTACCGAGCTGGTCAGGCAGCTGACTACTTTGTGCTGGTGCTAGAGGGGCGGGTCAACGTCACCGTGGGTCGCGAGAGCCTGCTCTTCGAAGCGGGACCTTTTACATACTTTGGTATGCCAGCCATCTACAAGCCTCCTCCAG ACACCAGTGGCACACCACAAAGTCCAGTGACCGGAGAGCCATCGACGTGGCCGCTCCCGGAAGAGCCCTTTGTGCCGGACTATACGGTGCTCGCCACGTGCGACACCATCTACATGCGAGTGCACCGCACTGTGTACCAGGCTGCTTTCAAGGCGTCCCGGCTAGACCGGCCGACCCCGCGCAGCGACGTCGAAGTGGACCGCCTGCTCCGCGAGAACCCCGGGCCGGAACCGGGCTCTCCCGAGGTGTCGCCGCTGTTGCCAGACAGCTGA